TGAGGAAGAGCAGACTCACCTGTGTGAAATATTTCCCACTGGGATGCAGCACTTGTATAGACAGATCTAAGATGAGACGCAGGAACTCCCATGTAGAGTCTACAAAGCAAAGAcatgatgttttttaaaaaaaaaaaaaagttaaatactgCACCTGTGTGCCACCTTGTCTCATTTATGAATATTGCTGTCAATACCTTCTTCTGGTGAGGTGGATATTGGGACTGCAGTGAGGTCATTAATAACGTAATCAAATGTCCTTCCTTCCTGGACATACTTCTTCAGCAAGGGAACACAGTCCTGGATTAATATCTGCAATCCGTGAGACAAGGAGATTATTCCCGTTGCACGTTCAACTTAATGGTGACACCGCCTAATGTCGTTTATAAGAAAAGTAACCTGCACTATTATTAAATTACTTATGCAACTCTTTCAAGAAAACTTTCTCCAAGCGCCAAACAggtttttgtgcacaaaatatCCATTTATAAAACTAAAcgttatttttaaaatacttgaaaatgAATTTCTAATGGCAACTATAATATGTTCTCCTTATGACTGATTAGAGCTGAATCAGACCAAAAGCCACTCGGTATCCAGTTTTGTTATTCTGGATCACATCAGTGACTAGACGCCGACAGTTTCCTGGCTGTAACATGATTATCTATTTAACACTCACTTGGTAACAGTCTCCCTTCAGGTTGTCCAGGATATCACCACAAGTCTTCCTCATGTATTTTTTGCACCCATCTATCACCTTCTGATCGATGTGGATGCTTTATTAAGGATCAATCAGCCAGATGCACACATTCAATTACATGGAGAATAATATTGTGgcttaatatgaaaaaaagaaaaaaaaaatctacgaGTTCAGGAAAGGATATCTCCACCATGGTGATCATCTTTGGCTTTTGTTTCACCAACTCAGCAAGAATTCCTCCATCCCCTCCTCCTAAAATCAGCACCTCTTTTCCAGCATAATTCTCTTTTCCATTGCCTGTGATGGCCTGGGTGTAGGGAAAGTCACTTTCTGCAAGGTCTGCAAGGAAAATgcgttttgtttcttttaagaGCCAAAATAATTGATtcttatgaataaaaaaaaaaaagactgaattaGACTGAACAGAAAGACTGAACATTAAACATCACCcaattaaacataaataaaataaaaaacatcttGTGTTTGATCAACAAGCCATGCTTTATACACTTACTAATGTCTCCATCCAGAACTAGGATATTTCCATACTGCTGTGAGTGCAATATCTTTATGTTTTGGTAATCAGAATTCTCTTCGTACACCACCTTGTCAATGTCGTACTCAATCAGCCTGCCATCGGCTGTGGGCCAGTAGCGATCAACTTTTGCTCCTCGCAAAAGGGCTGGAAGTCTTTGGaggcaggaaaaaataaagttaatcaAAACTACCCAACATGAATTACAATATTtgttccaaaacaaacaaacaaacaaacaaaaagcaacaaacTTACTTTTTAATTCTTGTAATATTGCCATTTAAAAGAACTTTCAGCTTATTTTCCAGTGCATTCAAAAGCTGTGGAGCAAGAACAAATCCAGCTTGAACACAGAGCTTCACTTAacttgtaaaaatgtttcatattgtcacacaaaacacagtaatgtgaaaaaaaacacacaggaagtaaacaatGGCAGTTATTGTATAACTCAGCTCTCCATGTATGAACTTACAATTTGTGATCTGAAAGTGTTTAAATACAGGAAGCTAACACACAGAAATAACTGATCTGAATCTTAAGAGCCtgtcaaaattacaaaaattcaaggtttttttttagtgcacatATTTCCAGTAAACAATGTGTAGCAAGTGTAcagacacgcacgcacgcacgcacacacacacacacacacacaaacacacacacacactttaaatgcGTGCTAATCATTCTGGCCTCAGAAATATTTAAGCTCACATGACAGGATCCTGGCGTGTTTCAGCTTTAGACTAAACGACAGTGCTGTGCATTCCCTTACATTGTCTAGCTGTGCAATGTCATCTTCTTCATAACACTGCAAATCAACCGTAACCAGCCCATGGGAGTGCACACGCAGAACAACAAACCTGAGAAATGAAGTGGGAAAGATGAGCAGATGCAAAACATAAAGTTAGTGGAACACTTCAAACTAAAAAAGGCCACCCAACACCTACAACGCAAAACCTCAGATTCCTTCAGAGGAAGTGATAAAAGTTGCTCTCTGCTGTAGATAAATTTGAAGGGTAATATTTTTACAGTTCGAAGTAGCAACTGAACTCCTCCTGGAACATAGTCCACCTCTGTCGACACAAGCATGCTAAACTTTTTAAAACCAGGAAGTCTACCAAGAAGCTGCTGCTTATCACTGAGGCAGACAACATACGTCTGAGATCATTAGTAAGCTCATTTCTATATCTATCCAAACTAATCTGATTGGAGGACATTTCCCCATTGTAAATTACTCATAAGCAAGACCAGAGACTTGCACTAAGCTAGCCAGATTAGCTTCAAGTTGGCATttccaaatacacaaaacattttGACTAATGATGATTATGCCTTAGTAATgtagtacttcaacttttaatGCTAAAAAGCTATAAATAGACTTAAAGAGTTGACCTTACCTGCCATTCTTGCCCACAAAGGTAGCAAGGTAGCCATGCCCGTCTGTGTCATGAATAGTCTCTGTCAGTTCCTGTTCATGAAATATAGACAGCAGACCAGACACTGCCGTGGCAGAGTCAACTGGAAAGAGAGGACCAAAATTAAACAGATGATTGTTGCATTTCACTTTGATTATCAAATACTCAGATATTTTATCATTTGTGACACGTTTAACAGTTCCTTTAAATACACTTGTGAAACAGAAAGGTCAAAAGGTCTGATGAGCATTAGAGAGCTTGCTCACTCTTAACAGTCTCGCCCCACTACTTTCAGTTACTGTTCATTCAaacacaaaactgcaaaaatgcagAACCTGCTGAACAACCACgcttgtaaatgagaactggttctcaaacattttaactggtaaaataaaagttttttttttttgtttgtttttttttttaaaaagaaaacaaaaaaacaacaacacacaattggtgatttattttggttttgaatAAAATCCTTTAATGGGCATCAAAAACAGGGTTATGTAGAAACAGGCTTGGCTGCAATAATTTcagagaataaataaaatccccCCGGTGCTTCAGATAGATTTAACCCAGCCACGGTCACATTATCAGTCCATAAATGACTGGCAGAGCTCTCAAAGTACATGGGTGCTCACTTATCACTTGTGCTCAACTGAATGCGGAATGATAACAGGGTCATAGCCGTGGGACGGTGAAAAGCGCGTGTCGCATGATTAAAACACAGTTCTTGTcattataaattatatttataaaacACATACGCCTGTCATGCGCATACGGCCTATACATCTTTACACATATCTGCATTTTGTTAAttcaaactttactttttgCAGCTATTTAGTGATCTCGCTAGGGGCCTCTGTTATTGATTACACAGACTTGCTAGCACGGCTAGCCTTGTTAGCCAAAGCTAACTGAGCTCCATTAGAAAGAAGCTTGTGCTGCACGGACAGTGATGCGGCTTTGGTTTCAAGCGTATTTGCTTGCGCTGCATTGTCCTCAAAGATACTAATTAAACAGATATCTACGCTAGTCTGAAAACTGCTCCGTTGGCATTAAATGTGCACACTGATGCGACAGTTTATCATGAGCGAAGAAGGGCCTACCAGTATCAAGCCGTACCTGCCCTTGGACGGGTATTTGTGCTGGTGGGATACCAGGAGCATAGCACTGGGGCACACGCATATAGCGCTTTTATTAACCGTGGGTAACATACCAGTGGCACTACACATTAGCAGGCCAATATTAGCAGGCTTAGCAAAGCATGCAGCCCTGATGCAGGAATGTAACCTGGACGAAGCGACTGCATTCAGCTACAGGTCACGCTCCTCTTACCTGCCGTAGAGAGGTTGAAATCGAGAGTGTAATGTCGCACTGCCATGTCTCACTGAAACCGTCATCCATGCCTGGATAGCAGGCTGCGACTCTTTATCTACAGAGACAGGAGGCGGGCCCTACAGCTAGTACCCACGGCGCTGGCCAATGTGGGCGGGGCTACCACGCTGACCGTGAAGTCCTATTGGCTACGGCCCGCGGGAAGGCGGGGATTCATTACGTCACCATATGTCAGTCAAGACAAGTGGGAATTTCAACCTTAATCTCATTCAATCAATGATCGTAAAAAAAACTTCATAGTTATTCCACTGAATGCATTCAACGCAccaaagcatttttatttattcatctaaTGTTACACATCCTATAATCAAACAAATCTGGTGACAGTGTGAACAGCTGTTCCACTTCTTGTCCAGCTGCCCTGAACTTTTCTCTTTTGTCCCTCATCACACACATTAAGACAATGTGTGTGAAGCTTGTGCTGCACGGACAGTGATGCGGCTTTGGTTTCAAGCGTATTTGCTTGCGCTGCATTGTCCACAAAGGTAccaattaaacagaaatctacGCTAATCTGAAAACTGCTCCATTGGCATTAAATGTGCACACTGGTGCGACAGTTTATCATGAGCGAAAAAGGGCCTACCAGCCGTACCTGCCCTTGGACGGGTATTTGTGCTGGTGGGATACCAGGAGCATAGCACTGGGGCACACGCATATAGCGCTTTTATTAATCGTGGGTAACATACCAGTGGCACTACACATTAGCAGACCAATACTAGCAGACTTAGCAAAGCATGCAGCCCTGATGCAGGAATGTAACCTGAACGAAGCGACTGCATTCAGCTACACGTCACGCTCCTCTTACCTGCCGTAGAGAGGTTGAAATCGAGAGTGTAATGTCGCACTGCCATGTCTCACTGCAACCATCCTCCATGCCTGGATAGCAGGCTGCGACTCTTTATCTACAGAGACAGGAGGCGGGCCCTACAGCTAGTACCCATTGCGCTGGCCAATGTGGGCGGAGCTATTGGCTACGGCCCGCGGGAAGGCGGGGATTCATTACGTCACCGTGTGTCAGTCAAGACAAGTGTGAATTTCATCCTTGATCTCGTTCAATTAATGATGCTAAAAAAAACTTCATAGTTATTCCACTGAATGCATTCAACGCGtcaaagcatttttatttattcatctaaTGTTACACATCCTATAATCAAACAAATCTGGTGACATTATAAGAGCTGTTCCACTTCTTGTCCAGCTGCCCTGAACTTTTCTCTTTTGTCCCTCATCACACACATTGAGACAATATCCTAGTTTTCAGCTGGCTCTAGTTTATAAAAGGTGAATCTCATACATACTCtatacataaaagatggacatgcgTTCCAGATCTGAAAAGTGCACCTTGAAACTTTCAAACAGCCAGCAAAGAGCGACTCTTCTGGAGCAAGAAAGAAGTCTGGTTATATAGATCTCTACGGCAAAATGACACTCTAGGGACCCCTCGTCTCTATGACCTCAGTAAGTCACCATTAGTGAGTTTCTGGTATCAATCActaccacagactgtataagAATGGACATAAATACCGTGATGTCACTAATTGGTTTCTTTTGTCCTGCTTTGAAGCCTCAAGAGAAACATTTCCCCCATTCTTGGTTGCAAGAAATCGACTGACAAGAAGGGGtctgtctgactgtgaaaccacttGCTCATTGGTCAACAATTTGTGATTGGCAAGTCGTTAGCCACTGAGCGAGTAGAAAATACCACAGCTATTCCTTCTTTTTGAAATATGaaatgaccaaaatttacacattagattttttttttttattcagtatgacccaaaTGAGTAAGACTCACCAGCAAAGTATTCACAAAAGTCAAGAAAGGAATCTTTTTTCCCATAAACTTCTGCTGAGGTACAAGTTGACAGATAACTTGTCCGCCAACTTGGACGtgtgacaatcatggtgacaatgcgggatcaagtgaataaggcccTAGACACATAGGCCTAGAAACTGGTCcatgaccatctggcaaccaccagtcatGAAGGAAAAATGAATGTTCCCCAGCTGGTTGCAAGTGATTGCTTAAGGTTGAGGGCAGTCACTGGGAAAATGATTGCTAAAGCCTCAGTCACAGGCCTAccagaccagtcagtgaccccctggcaaccacctgcCGCTAGGGAAATATTTGTATTCCCCAACCAACTGGCAAAACctccctgtgattgctttggttggtaGCACATTGCTGCATTtgtagtttgaatggaagtgatGGACTCATCCGCAAACACTGTCCAGCTACTCTCTGAGCTGTAATGAAACTATGAAAggtgcaaaacaaactggaaatggagacgatttcccttcaaattaaaagttgcGCCTTATGAAACATGTTAGCTGCGGTGCGAGGCATGGCTTTCACTTTGAAGGCGAACCCctatttctggtttgtgttgcacttttgaAGTTGAACTACCACTCAGCTAGTAGTAGATGAACAtgaaaactacaggcaaccatGGCAATCTAcaagcaaccaaagcaatcacttgGAGGTTTTTGGTGTAGCACCTTCTCTGCaacagcaacctccaggaaccattGCCAACAAGAGGACATCGCTAACTAATGGATGACGTCAAGGTTGCTACATCCATCTATCTTTTTTATATAGTCTGTGGTCTCACAAGAAGCATGTGGCTCATGATTAATGCATTACTGAAATCCAAAGATGATTCCAGTTAATTACAACAATAGCAAAAAGGAGCACAAAGAGtacaaagacaagaaaacaaactTTAGATTAGCTTCTGCCAAGAAGTTGGAAAAACTTGCCTCAGATACACAAACAGACTCTTTGTTCCACATTAAGCTTGTTGGGATCTGGTCACTGCAAACAGGTATtcaaaaactccctttaaaatACATTCAGTCTAGTTTTAGAATATTAAAGTCACTTCAGCACACAGACTCAGTTATTTATATCGTCATTATTACGATCCCAACATCACAAATGAGTGATCAGTGCATCTAGAATCTAAACTGTGTTTAAAGGtgcatattttgtattttgatgCTTTCTTCCTGTAACAGGAAACCCAGAGTTTCTCTGGCTAACAAATTCAAGTTGCTTTCAACAATTTCATGCACGGAAAGTACAAAAGAATTACttcttttttaatctcattttaaaaagacaacacCTCTCTGCTGTGTACCTTTAGAAAAGGTACACAGCATTCATAACCTGAAGGTATCGCACACTGAAATGCATCCGTGTGCTCGTGTTTATTCTTCTCTAACGCTCTCATACAGCTCGGGGGGGAGAAACTGTGGCACATGCTGTTGTCTGTTACACTTTGACATTTCCATCCTGAGGGGAGAGCTGGGTAAACAGATGAGAGAGAGTCGTGTTGTTTCTCTTGCTGGTGGCTTAAAAACATCTACTGTTATAAAAAGTcttacaagcatttttttttttttttaaatgtaacatcCATCAGTTTTCTCAATCACTTATTAAGCTTAGGGTCACATGACTGGTGAATGGTAACAAAGGTGCCAGCAATAATCTATGGAAGAATATGattgaaaaattaaaacatttttttaggaCAATATTATTAATCTCAACATTGTATAAAGTTTCAGCATCACTCCTGTGTTGGAGGAACTGTGGATGGAGACGTTCACATGTCTTCTGGGACTGCCAGGGGTATTGGCAGGATATAAGAGGGGAGACTGGAAAATATGCTGAATGTTGTTATTCCTATGGACCCAATGGTGTTTGTACTTGGAGTACTTCTTCAAAATTATATAGGACAAGACCAGAGAAATATACTCTGTATACTCTTGCTGCCTGCAAAGAAGATTATGACTGTTAAATGAAGGCGAGCATCACCACCACTGCAAAGCCTGTGTTTTATATGATGCCAGTTTGTGTTACTGAGTACAAAACAGCAAAGCTGCAAATTTACCCTttcataaaaatacagaaaaaatactaaagcacattaatatttttagattaagatgccaaatgtccaaattacagttatttgcttgcattcctgaacagaaatgttagttttagtggttgaatgatAAGTTTCTGACTTCTCAGTGAAGTTCAGTGTGTTGGCTCAAATTGgagtataaaaacatgaattcagtttgttatttacCTAAtaaatatctatctatctatctatctatctatctatctatctatctatctatctatctatctatctatctatctatctatctatctatctatctatctatctatctatctatctatctatctatctatcatttgaaacaagtttttgacagatctctgaaatatttgtgttttattgtttggtcACACCTATAAAAGGATAAAAGGTAATCAGAAAAAAGGATGAGAATGAAGAAGCCCTCCATCAAGGCCTGTTCAACCAGTATGTGTCCAATGTTCAATTTTGCTTAtaaggtttaaataaataataaaaaaaaaaagctatattATGGAACTGGTATTTTAGTATTATAAATACATCATTACACAAAAAAATTCATGCACATGCAGTAGAATAAACAAGAAGTCGCTTGTTTGTCACCTTACACACCTTAAAACGGCAAGCTTTAGGGAGCCCAAAGTTTTCCatattgaaatgtgtgtgtgtttttctgtgtttattcttTTCTAAAGTTTGTCAAGAGGGCTAAATTAGTCCTTAGTGTTAACAGCCTGGGGGGAGCTTCCAGCTTCCCACAGTTTAATCTTTTCAACCTGGCCTTTTCCTGCTGTCTAACTGGTTTTGCAGCGCTGATAACCAAAATCATGCATAATGAGACAAACCTGTTTTCCTTTTGCCACCATAATAAtgatttgaattcatttttatgttttctgtctgattttaGAGTTTAGTTGATCAGTTTTAGCTACCACCTTCCCACAAATTCAAACGTCACTGATTCCCAGTACTTTTGTTTCctatgctgtttttgttttgttttgggttttttttgacattttattgccattattatttattatgtgCTTATTTTCTGAAAGTCGGCTTCACTTACACAGACTGCTATTATCAGAAAATGTTGTTCACAAATACCCTCTGTTTTCTGCCGCCTCCCCTTTGAAGGTATTTCTGTTTGTAGACGTTGAGCGGCCTTGGTCACGTGGGCACACGTATCACCCGTCAGGGGCTTTAAGAGCAGAA
The window above is part of the Archocentrus centrarchus isolate MPI-CPG fArcCen1 chromosome 14, fArcCen1, whole genome shotgun sequence genome. Proteins encoded here:
- the sms gene encoding spermine synthase isoform X2: MAVRHYTLDFNLSTAVDSATAVSGLLSIFHEQELTETIHDTDGHGYLATFVGKNGRFVVLRVHSHGLVTVDLQCYEEDDIAQLDNLLNALENKLKVLLNGNITRIKKLPALLRGAKVDRYWPTADGRLIEYDIDKVVYEENSDYQNIKILHSQQYGNILVLDGDINLAESDFPYTQAITGNGKENYAGKEVLILGGGDGGILAELVKQKPKMITMVEIDQKVIDGCKKYMRKTCGDILDNLKGDCYQILIQDCVPLLKKYVQEGRTFDYVINDLTAVPISTSPEEDSTWEFLRLILDLSIQVLHPSGKYFTQGNSANLTEALNLFEEQLGKLSCPVDFRKEVVCVPSYLEQWVFYTAWKK